CTTTGAGCACTCTAATTTCTTCAAAGTAACAGCGCCGGAGGCACGACCCGGCCAATTAAGGCCAGGAGCGCATCGCCGGCAGAAGGGACGAGCCAACCGGTGCACACCATAGGCGGACCGATCGACCCAACCCAAGGTCCAACTACGAGCTTTTTAACTGCAACAACTTAAATATACGCTATTGGAGCTGGAATTACCGCGGCTGCTGGCACCAGACTTGCCCTCCAATGGATCCTCGTTAAGGGATTTAGATTGTACTCATTCCAATTACCAGACTCAATGAGCCCGGTATTGTTATTTATTGTCACTACCTCCCCGTGGTAGCCGTTTCTCAGGCTCCCTCTCCGGAATCGAACCCTAATTCTCCGTCACCCGTCACCACCATGGTAGGCCACTATCCTACCATCGAAAGTTGATAGGGCAGAAATTTGAATGGTGCGGGATGGTTCAAAGTCTAACAAGCCACCAGTGTACCAATTTATGGGTAAACCAAACAGGAACAACGGACAAACATCGAAGACACAAAGTCAACAATGAAAAATGATCAGGATCATATGCAAACCGTTCAAAGCCAAAGCATTGAGCCAGCAAACACAAACATCCACGCTACCACTCACATGCCCTCGCGTCTGCAAAAACCAACATCGCGGCATGCAGGCATATGGAAGCATCCAACAACGCCGACTCCGCTTCGCTAAGCATGAAAATTAAGGAGACGCACAAGTTTTTCCGAGAAGGGACCAACACGGCTATGTTTATTGACCTGCACTGCAACTCAACTCAAACACGGCATAGATTAAGAGGACGTGAGTCAACCCAAATTCAATGCCACGAGAGAGTTTTGTATGCAAGTGCTAGTCGCCCCGCAGCGTTACAAGGGCACAATTTTTTCCGAGGAGGGACCAACACGGCTATGTTTATTGACCTGCACTGCGTAAGCAAATGCTAGTCGCCCCGCAGCGTTACAAGGGCACAAGTTTTTCCGAGAAGGGACGTGCACGGGTTTCTTACTAGCTACGCTAGCCGCCCCACCGTACATGGGCGGCGTGAGAAAGAGGCAGAAATTTTGCTTTACCGTGACCAAGACAGTGTTTGGCCAAGACGAGGCATTTCCAGTTTTGTAGAAAAATGGGTGAATTTTCCCTGCAGGCATAAAGTCCCGAAAAAGTGAcctagaggttgaattttttcacgaTTTTTTCCAGGCATGTTAGGGGcataaaaacaacatctcacacaaaaaattagaattttccgacgagggacggattaaatatgaattttttacgcgTCGAAAACTCAAGAAACCGAAGAATCAAAACATCGACCTAGAAATCGAACTTTGAGCTGGTTTTTTGCAGGCACCTCAATAAAAATACATCTAGAGGATCTGCAAAGTTTCGTAGAAAACCGACAacgtttcgatttattttgaattttcgaCCGAAACgctcaaaatcgcaacttttttttcaaatgagcaCCCATCCACGGGACGAATCTTGTCCCCCAAAAATTCAGGCATGTTTGGGACATCGTAAGGACCTCCAGcgagaaattttggcaaatTTGCACGCGGGATTCGTTAATTGCGAATATTTTAAGCGTCATTAGCCGAAGAAACGAAAAAGCAAACCCCCGTTTGGCTCCCGAATTGCAAAATGCCACCTTGCCTTGGCTTGGCATGGGCAGGGGAAGGTCTAGTCCAGGCCgcgaaaaaaaaatccaaaccgGTATGACCTTAATAATACGGGTGCGCAGGCGCGCGCGAGGAATTTCCGCCCCCCGACGTGGTTTGGCCCGAGCACGTGCTCCCAGCGAGATTTGGCCTACCACAAAAATTTCGACAACGCGGGCGCGCGCTGGAGATTTTTGCCTCCGAATCCCCTCCCGACGTGATTTGGCCCGTGCCTCGTGGAGATTTTTGCCCACGAATCCCCTCCCGACGTGATTTGGCCTGTGGCTGCCCAGGCCAAGAACGGCAAGATTTCCCCCACTTTCCCACCAAATCTCCCCCAAATTCATCAAAAGATcccaatttatcaaaaaaaatttgatgaaagcagctcaaattgatgaaaatggggCAGATTTGGGGGGAGCAGCCTGTTGGGGAGTGCCTGGGGGCGCCCCAGCCATGCCCCAGCCATGCCCCAGCAAGGTGCTCCCCTATATATGCTTGATGTGCCATTTCCAGTTTTGTAGAAAAATGGGTGAATTTTCCCTGCAGGCATAAAGTCCCGAAAAAGTGAcctagaggttgaattttttcacgaTTTTTTCCAGGCATGTTAGGGGcataaaaacaacatctcacacaaaaaattagaattttccgacgagggacggattaaatatgaattttttacgcgTCGAAAACTCAAGAAACCGAAGAATCAAAACATCGACCTAGAAATCGAACTTTGAGCTGGTTTTTTGCAGGCACCTCAATAAAAATACATCTAGAGGATCTGCAAAGTTTCGTAGAAAACCGACAacgtttcgatttattttgatttttcgaccgaaacgcgcataatcgcaacttttttttcaaatgagcaCCCATCCACGGGACGAATCTTGTCCCCCAAAAATTCAGGCATGTTTGGGACATCGTAAGGACCTCCAGcgagaaattttggcaaatTTGCACGCGGGATTCGTTAATTGCGAATATTTTAAGCGTCATTAGCCGAAGAAACGAAAAAGCAAACCCCCGTTTGGCTCCCGAATTGCAAAATGCCACCTTGCCTTGGCTTGGCATGGGCAGGGGAAGGTCTAGTCCAGGCCgcgaaaaaaaaatccaaaccgGTATGACCTTAATAATACGGGTGCGCAGGCGCGCGCGAGGAATTTCCGCCCCCCGACGTGGTTTGGCCCGAGCACGTGCTCCCAGCGAGATTTGGCCTACCACAAAAATTTCGACAACGCGGGCGCGCGCTGGAGATTTTTGCCTCCGAATCCCCTCCCGACGTGATTTGGCCCGTGCCTCGTGGAGATTTTTGCCCACGAATCCCCTCCCGACGTGATTTGGCCTGTGGCTGCCCAGGCCAAGAACGGCAAGATTTCCCCCACTTTCCCACCAAATCTCCCCCAAATTCATCAAAAGATcccaatttatcaaaaaaaatttgatgaaagcagctcaaattgatgaaaatggggCAGATTTGGGGGGAGCAGCCTGTTGGGGAGTGCCTGGGGGCGCCCCAGCCA
Above is a genomic segment from Medicago truncatula cultivar Jemalong A17 chromosome 5, MtrunA17r5.0-ANR, whole genome shotgun sequence containing:
- the LOC120580582 gene encoding uncharacterized protein, which translates into the protein MPGKNREKIQPLGHFFGTLCLQGKFTHFSTKLEMAHQAYIGGAPCWGMAGAGWGAPRHSPTGCSPQICPIFINLSCFHQIFFDKLGSFDEFGGDLVGKWGKSCRSWPGQPQAKSRREGIRGQKSPARARVVEIFVVGQISLGARARAKPRRGAEIPRARLRTRIIKVIPVWIFFSRPGLDLPLPMPSQGKVAFCNSGAKRGFAFSFLRLMTLKIFAINESRVQICQNFSLEVLTMSQTCLNFWGTRFVPWMGAHLKKKLRLCAFRSKNQNKSKRCRFSTKLCRSSRCIFIEVPAKNQLKVRFLGRCFDSSVS